The genomic stretch ATGTTTGTAATATTATAAAGAACAAGTTCAGGATTAAATACGAACATAAAAGGAATGACAGCAGTTCGCAGGTCATAAATAAAACCCTGAATTCCGGTTTTGATGGGATCGGATTTTGCAATAGCAGCAGCAGTATAAGCAGCTAAACCAACTGGTGGAGTATCATCCGCCAGTATTCCAAAATAGAAACAGAAAAGATGAGCCGAGATTGCCGGAATCGGATTGATAGAATGGATCGCACTTAACTTGATGATCACCGGAACTGTGATGGATGCCATAACAATGTATGTTGCAGTTGTCGGAAGTCCCATTCCGAGAATAAGACTGGCAATCGCAGTGATGATCAGAAGCAGGAAAATGTTCCCGCCGGAAATCACCTCTACGATCTGTACGATCATACTGCCAATTCCCATGGTAACAATTCCCACAACAATTCCAGCAGTTGCAGTTGCGAGAGCTACGGAAAGCATATTCTTTGAACCTGCTTGCATTCCGTTCAATAAGATTTTGAGGGAATTTAGAAATGCCTGTAATATATTTCTTTTCTTTTGAAAGGCATTAATGATTTCTTTCAAGATTACAATTATGATCAAAGAAATGATAGCATTAAAAGCAGCAAGTTTGGGAGTGTGTCGAGCAATTAATAATTCATAAATCAGAATTAAAAGTGGAATCAGGTAATGAAATCCTTTTTTCAGAACATCGAAAAATCGGGGTATATCCGGTTTTGGAAGTCCTGTCATTCCAAGTTTTGAAGCTTCTAAATGTGTAATATAAAACAAGGCAAAATAAGAAACAATTGCCGGGACTGCTGCTGCTTTTACAACTTCCAGATATGAAATTCCCAAATATTCCGCAATAATAAAAGCCGCTGCTCCCATTATCGGTGGCATTAATTGTCCATTCGTACTGGCAGCAACTTCTGTCGCTGCTGCGATCTTGCCCGGATATCCGACCTTCTTCATCAAAGGAATGGTAAAAGTTCCGGTGGTAACGACATTTGCAATGCTCGATCC from Candidatus Cloacimonadota bacterium encodes the following:
- a CDS encoding TRAP transporter permease yields the protein MNSINKKIIHLLAVLWALFQLALPKFIILDSLIVRAIHLGFAVSLVFLSVPIFKQKGEIEYKKENIPLYDWLLGIIGVLAVLYIILDWTGISMRAGRPILRDIFISVILILLVLEAARRIIGPALSIIAILFTIYAFLGPYMPSIFAFKGVSLTKYISQIALSMEGIYGIPLDVSANTVFLFVLLGSMLEKVGAGHFFNDLAISLLGKYKGGPAKAAVVSSGLTGLVSGSSIANVVTTGTFTIPLMKKVGYPGKIAAATEVAASTNGQLMPPIMGAAAFIIAEYLGISYLEVVKAAAVPAIVSYFALFYITHLEASKLGMTGLPKPDIPRFFDVLKKGFHYLIPLLILIYELLIARHTPKLAAFNAIISLIIIVILKEIINAFQKKRNILQAFLNSLKILLNGMQAGSKNMLSVALATATAGIVVGIVTMGIGSMIVQIVEVISGGNIFLLLIITAIASLILGMGLPTTATYIVMASITVPVIIKLSAIHSINPIPAISAHLFCFYFGILADDTPPVGLAAYTAAAIAKSDPIKTGIQGFIYDLRTAVIPFMFVFNPELVLYNITNIFQIFLIFGMAVIGAFAFTNAVQGWFIKKNKWYEIPIFLSSSLILFYPSSLTKTFHLDSGLRYYMYFVGLILYVFVFGIQKMRKNDLII